A region from the Citrobacter koseri ATCC BAA-895 genome encodes:
- the dhaL gene encoding dihydroxyacetone kinase subunit DhaL yields the protein MSLNRTHIVNWLYRCGEIFTKESDYLTGLDREIGDADHGLNMHRGFSKVVEKLPAIADKDIGFILKNTGMVLLSSVGGASGPLFGTFFIRAAQVTQAHQSLTLDELYQMMREGAEGVTSRGKAEPGDKTMCDVWGPVVESLRQSCEQHLSVQAALDAASAQAEAAAQSTITMQARKGRASYLGERSIGHQDPGATSVMFMMQMLAAAAKE from the coding sequence ATGTCACTCAACAGAACACACATTGTTAACTGGCTCTACCGCTGCGGTGAGATTTTCACCAAAGAGAGTGATTATCTGACGGGTCTGGACAGAGAGATTGGCGATGCCGACCACGGGCTGAATATGCATCGCGGCTTCAGTAAAGTCGTCGAAAAATTACCCGCGATTGCGGATAAAGACATCGGCTTCATTCTGAAGAACACAGGGATGGTGCTGCTCTCCAGCGTCGGCGGCGCCAGTGGCCCGCTGTTCGGCACGTTCTTCATTCGCGCCGCCCAGGTGACACAGGCGCACCAGAGCCTGACGCTCGACGAGCTGTACCAGATGATGCGGGAAGGCGCAGAAGGCGTGACCAGCCGAGGTAAAGCAGAGCCTGGCGATAAAACCATGTGTGACGTCTGGGGGCCGGTTGTGGAGTCGCTGCGCCAGTCATGCGAACAGCACCTGTCGGTACAGGCGGCGCTGGATGCCGCCAGCGCCCAGGCCGAAGCGGCGGCGCAGAGCACCATCACCATGCAGGCCCGCAAAGGGCGCGCCAGCTATCTTGGCGAGCGCAGCATCGGCCATCAGGACCCGGGCGCAACCTCCGTGATGTTCATGATGCAAATGCTGGCGGCAGCGGCAAAAGAGTAA
- the dhaK gene encoding dihydroxyacetone kinase subunit DhaK translates to MKKLINRVEEVLNEQLAGLAKAYPTLTLHQDPVYVTRSDAPVAGKVALLSGGGSGHEPMHCGYIGPGMLSGACPGEIFTSPTPDKMFECAMHIDGGEGVLLIIKNYTGDILNFETATELLHDSGVKVTTVVVDDDVAVKDSLYTAGRRGVANTVLIEKLVGAAAERGDMLEACAELGRKLNNQGHSIGIALNACTVPAAGKPSFTLQDNEMEFGVGIHGEPGIDRRPFSSLDQTVDEMFDTLLENGAYSRTLRHWDHHQGSWQEDKQSKQPLQRGDRVIALVNNLGATPLSELFGVYNRLESRCQETGITIERNLIGSYCTSLDMTGFSITLLKVDDETLALWDAPVHTPALNWGK, encoded by the coding sequence ATGAAAAAGCTGATTAACCGTGTAGAAGAGGTACTGAACGAACAACTCGCTGGTCTGGCAAAAGCGTACCCGACGCTGACGCTGCACCAGGACCCGGTCTACGTTACCCGGTCAGATGCGCCAGTGGCAGGAAAAGTGGCGCTGCTTTCCGGCGGCGGCAGCGGGCATGAGCCCATGCACTGCGGCTATATTGGGCCAGGCATGCTCTCCGGCGCCTGCCCGGGCGAAATTTTTACCTCGCCGACGCCAGACAAAATGTTTGAGTGCGCCATGCACATTGACGGCGGCGAAGGCGTCTTACTGATCATTAAGAATTACACCGGCGACATCCTGAATTTTGAAACCGCCACGGAGCTGCTGCACGACAGCGGCGTAAAAGTCACCACCGTCGTGGTGGATGATGATGTAGCGGTCAAAGACAGCCTTTATACCGCCGGTCGTCGCGGCGTCGCCAATACGGTATTAATTGAAAAACTGGTGGGCGCGGCCGCAGAACGCGGTGACATGCTGGAAGCCTGCGCGGAGCTTGGCCGTAAGCTGAATAATCAGGGGCATTCAATCGGCATCGCGCTCAATGCCTGTACCGTGCCTGCGGCGGGCAAACCGTCCTTCACATTGCAGGATAACGAAATGGAGTTTGGCGTGGGAATTCACGGCGAACCCGGCATTGACCGTCGCCCCTTCTCTTCTCTCGATCAAACTGTCGATGAAATGTTTGACACGCTACTGGAAAACGGCGCATACAGCCGCACGCTGCGTCACTGGGATCATCATCAGGGAAGCTGGCAGGAAGATAAGCAGAGCAAACAGCCGTTGCAGCGTGGCGATCGCGTCATTGCGCTGGTCAACAACCTCGGCGCCACGCCGCTGTCTGAACTGTTCGGCGTCTATAACCGGCTTGAAAGCCGCTGTCAGGAAACCGGCATTACCATTGAACGCAACCTGATCGGCTCTTACTGCACCTCTCTGGATATGACCGGCTTTTCCATCACCCTGCTAAAAGTGGACGATGAAACGCTCGCGCTCTGGGATGCGCCGGTTCACACGCCTGCGCTCAACTGGGGCAAATAA
- a CDS encoding winged helix-turn-helix transcriptional regulator, with protein MPLDSSFNQLKQPSPYAIALLNALTSEQDFKRYPRGSRFVFVQGGEHQCLFFRTGVVSIENIENSLLLGIASAPVSLGFTSALSDKLLIRALEECEAATIPLDDVMETIERKHLWEIMAKHMIIVTNKLFIQNEMATAPTAYDLLCYQLQALSQEPESIRSQMAAYQYILERTRLSRSSVMKMLSALKKGGYIELEQGKLIAINHLPSRF; from the coding sequence ATGCCCCTGGATTCTTCCTTTAATCAACTGAAGCAGCCTTCGCCCTATGCAATTGCGCTGCTCAACGCACTCACGTCAGAACAGGATTTCAAACGGTACCCTCGCGGAAGTCGCTTTGTCTTCGTCCAGGGGGGCGAGCACCAGTGCCTGTTTTTCCGCACGGGCGTCGTAAGCATTGAGAACATCGAAAATAGTCTGTTGCTGGGGATAGCTTCTGCCCCGGTCTCCCTGGGGTTCACCAGCGCCCTGTCGGATAAACTGCTGATTCGCGCGCTCGAAGAGTGCGAAGCGGCGACAATTCCCCTGGATGACGTGATGGAAACCATTGAGCGCAAGCACCTGTGGGAGATCATGGCAAAGCATATGATCATCGTCACCAATAAATTGTTTATCCAGAATGAAATGGCAACAGCGCCGACCGCTTACGATCTGCTGTGCTACCAGTTGCAGGCGCTAAGCCAGGAGCCGGAAAGCATCCGCTCTCAGATGGCGGCCTACCAGTATATTCTTGAACGTACCCGCCTTTCGCGCAGCAGCGTGATGAAAATGCTGTCAGCGCTGAAAAAAGGCGGCTATATCGAACTGGAACAGGGCAAATTAATCGCAATTAATCACCTCCCTTCTCGTTTCTAA
- a CDS encoding winged helix-turn-helix transcriptional regulator — translation MPETKIAIESSMYKALPLKPIEHVEKLIAHLKPHANTRETKCRQIINNENNRPHQCYLLLKGTIGVFRARDGFMLNSEVAPFIFGLSNQLVDAEYLLMRSEECSEIAFIPLEKVNDVIANENLWESLAKVLIYTAGRVYDHCTRISAPTSYDIIRAQLYELMRESNEFRQNITAANYIQSRTFLSRSSVMKILADLKKGGYIVTDRGVLKQIQQNIPLKY, via the coding sequence ATGCCTGAAACCAAAATAGCTATTGAATCAAGTATGTATAAGGCTCTGCCTCTGAAGCCAATTGAACATGTAGAAAAACTGATTGCGCACCTGAAGCCACACGCAAACACACGAGAAACAAAATGCAGACAAATTATTAACAACGAAAATAATAGACCACATCAATGTTATTTATTGCTGAAGGGAACCATTGGGGTTTTCAGAGCACGGGACGGCTTCATGCTTAACTCAGAAGTCGCCCCCTTTATTTTTGGCCTCAGCAATCAACTGGTTGATGCTGAATATTTGCTGATGCGCAGTGAGGAGTGTTCTGAGATCGCCTTTATTCCACTGGAGAAAGTTAACGACGTTATAGCAAATGAGAATCTTTGGGAAAGTCTGGCGAAGGTGCTTATCTACACCGCCGGTCGGGTGTACGACCACTGTACGCGCATTTCAGCGCCGACATCCTATGATATTATTCGCGCTCAGTTGTATGAATTAATGCGCGAGTCTAATGAATTCAGGCAAAATATAACTGCCGCAAATTATATTCAGTCAAGAACATTTCTGTCGCGCAGCAGCGTGATGAAGATACTGGCCGATTTAAAAAAAGGCGGCTACATCGTGACCGATCGTGGTGTTCTGAAGCAAATTCAGCAGAATATTCCCCTGAAATACTAG
- a CDS encoding fimbrial protein: MKKNMIAMALSAAAILSISHAIAYDGTVKFVGQVLDTACTVDIGANNTMTVDMGSVYKTAFTNAGDEASTTKFTLRLINCPSSVTSARVKFDGVNHSGNTDLLALSADPGSASGVAIRLMTADRAPLGLNQINGYSYSLLDMVDNQLDFYAAYVATSVPVVPGVVNAVANFTVNYN, from the coding sequence ATGAAAAAAAATATGATAGCGATGGCGCTTTCCGCTGCGGCCATTTTGTCAATATCACATGCGATAGCGTATGACGGCACGGTCAAATTTGTGGGTCAGGTTCTTGATACCGCCTGTACCGTAGATATTGGCGCCAATAATACGATGACCGTTGATATGGGAAGTGTCTATAAAACAGCGTTTACCAACGCAGGGGATGAAGCGTCAACGACCAAATTTACCTTGCGTCTGATTAACTGCCCCTCTTCCGTCACGTCCGCGCGGGTGAAGTTTGATGGCGTTAATCATTCGGGTAATACCGATCTGTTAGCGCTGTCCGCAGATCCCGGTTCGGCAAGCGGGGTGGCCATTCGACTGATGACGGCAGACAGAGCGCCTTTAGGCCTTAATCAGATCAATGGCTATTCCTATTCACTGTTAGATATGGTTGACAACCAACTGGATTTCTACGCCGCCTATGTCGCCACCAGCGTGCCTGTTGTGCCGGGCGTCGTGAATGCCGTAGCAAACTTCACCGTTAACTATAACTGA
- a CDS encoding fimbrial biogenesis chaperone, producing MKVLRVCATALALFVIGVSSVNAGVSIGGTRVIYDGGKKEASLSVSNPDNIPYLIQSWIETQNDGKGKAPFIITPPLYRLDNGQQNVMRIIRAGNLPEDKESLFWLNIKSIPSAQRKDNTLQIAVKTRIKLIYRPALLSKSTPEAQLGKLSWSRSGAFIQVNNPTPYYVNFNEITVSGKKVDNVTFVAPGSTARFALPSGGNGGSVKFRIINDYGGISEEYSGSV from the coding sequence ATGAAAGTATTACGTGTTTGCGCCACCGCGTTGGCGCTGTTTGTTATCGGCGTTTCCAGTGTGAATGCTGGTGTTTCCATTGGCGGAACACGGGTTATTTACGATGGCGGTAAAAAAGAAGCGTCATTAAGCGTCAGTAATCCCGATAATATTCCGTATTTAATTCAGTCGTGGATCGAAACGCAAAATGACGGTAAGGGCAAAGCCCCTTTTATTATTACACCGCCGCTTTACCGACTTGATAACGGGCAGCAAAACGTAATGCGTATTATTCGGGCGGGAAATCTGCCTGAGGATAAAGAGTCCCTGTTTTGGCTGAATATTAAATCGATACCGTCGGCCCAACGTAAGGATAATACGTTACAGATTGCGGTTAAAACACGAATAAAACTGATTTATCGGCCTGCGTTGCTGAGCAAGTCAACGCCTGAAGCGCAGCTCGGAAAGTTAAGCTGGAGCCGGAGCGGGGCGTTTATTCAGGTAAATAACCCCACGCCTTATTACGTTAATTTCAATGAAATTACCGTATCCGGTAAGAAAGTTGACAATGTAACGTTTGTGGCGCCGGGGAGTACCGCCCGTTTTGCACTGCCTTCGGGCGGAAATGGCGGAAGCGTGAAATTCAGGATTATTAATGATTACGGTGGAATCAGCGAGGAGTACAGCGGTTCTGTTTAA
- a CDS encoding fimbria/pilus outer membrane usher protein → MMIAKYIINPYPARLVLFISLGIFSVLNEVLGRDYFNPALLEHIPSGSENIDLSGFEMGGQAQGTYHVDIILNGQFLDTQDIAFNKTPTPSGEDALEPCLSGEMLQRYGVNIAQYPGVQGKGDCADLSAIPQASSEFQFSTQKLLLSIPQAALSARARGDVAPELWDEGITAAMLNYSLSGDNSNSQYANLRPGINIGPWRLRNYTTWRRSGQGDEDWDSIYTYVQRNIVPLKAQLVLGDSASPADVFDSIPFRGGQLASDDDMLPDSLKGYAPVVRGIARTNAQIVIRQNGYQIYQSYVAPGAFDITDMFPTGGAGDLEVTVKEADGSEQHFTVPFASLPVLQREGRFKYALTGGRYRSSDSRVEQTDFGQGTAIYGLPGGFTLYGGVQTSRNYRAIASGVGKNLGTIGALSADVIQSWAQPADGSKTQGQSWRVRYSKNSIATGTNFSIAGYRYSTRGYYGMQDTFDTYGGSSGQITKRRNRMEANVNQSLGAGGGSLALSAVQEDYWHTGKPMQSWSVGYHNAWNGVSYSVAWTLSKNGSGDRYDKDQQLALNISIPLDRFMSNTWASYGMNASSGKGATHSTGLSGTALAGNALNWNIQQGYGTDDVGYTGSLSADYKGTYADVSGGYRYDRHSQRVNYALAGGVLAYADGVTFSQPLGETNVLIGAPGASGVGIKNQSGVRTDFRGYTVSANVSPYRKNDIGLDTASVADDVELALTNKTVVPTRGAVVRADYVANVGLRVLLTLTRPHGSTVLFGAMVTLKGAQEQQFIVGDEGQVYLSGMPPEGTLNVVWGRDGEQRCTANYSLTAAENYSGVSVTGSLCR, encoded by the coding sequence ATGATGATAGCCAAATATATAATTAATCCGTATCCGGCCAGGCTTGTATTGTTTATCTCCCTGGGAATATTCAGCGTGCTGAATGAGGTTCTGGGTCGGGATTACTTTAATCCGGCGCTACTGGAGCATATACCATCCGGTAGCGAGAATATCGATCTTTCTGGTTTTGAAATGGGAGGGCAGGCGCAGGGCACTTACCATGTCGATATTATCCTCAACGGGCAGTTTCTGGACACGCAGGATATCGCATTCAATAAAACACCAACGCCTTCTGGTGAGGATGCGCTTGAGCCCTGCCTGTCAGGGGAAATGTTGCAACGCTATGGCGTTAACATCGCGCAGTATCCGGGTGTGCAGGGCAAAGGGGATTGCGCCGATCTGTCCGCTATTCCACAGGCTTCAAGTGAGTTCCAGTTTTCGACGCAAAAGCTGTTGTTAAGTATTCCGCAGGCGGCGTTATCTGCCAGAGCGCGGGGGGATGTCGCGCCGGAACTCTGGGATGAGGGCATTACCGCCGCGATGCTTAACTACAGTCTGAGCGGTGATAACAGTAATAGTCAGTACGCTAATTTGCGCCCCGGAATAAATATCGGCCCGTGGCGTTTGCGCAATTACACCACCTGGCGGCGCAGCGGTCAGGGCGATGAGGACTGGGATTCGATTTATACCTATGTCCAGCGCAATATCGTCCCGCTGAAAGCGCAACTGGTGCTGGGAGACAGCGCCTCTCCTGCGGATGTTTTTGACAGTATACCGTTTCGTGGCGGCCAGCTTGCGTCGGATGACGACATGCTGCCCGATTCGCTGAAGGGGTATGCGCCCGTGGTGCGCGGTATTGCCCGCACCAATGCGCAGATCGTCATCCGGCAAAATGGCTACCAAATCTACCAAAGTTACGTGGCCCCTGGCGCGTTTGACATTACCGACATGTTCCCCACGGGAGGCGCCGGTGATCTGGAGGTCACGGTTAAAGAGGCGGATGGCAGTGAGCAGCACTTCACCGTCCCGTTCGCATCATTACCGGTGTTACAGCGTGAAGGCCGGTTCAAATATGCGTTAACCGGCGGGCGCTATCGCTCCAGCGACAGTCGTGTGGAACAAACCGATTTCGGCCAGGGAACCGCGATTTATGGTTTGCCGGGCGGTTTCACGCTTTATGGCGGCGTCCAGACTTCCCGTAACTATCGGGCTATAGCGTCCGGCGTCGGTAAAAATCTGGGAACGATTGGCGCGCTTTCTGCCGACGTAATCCAGTCATGGGCGCAACCCGCTGATGGCAGCAAGACTCAGGGGCAATCCTGGCGTGTGCGCTATAGCAAAAATAGCATCGCGACAGGAACAAACTTTTCGATTGCGGGTTACCGATATTCAACGCGCGGTTACTACGGTATGCAGGACACTTTCGATACGTATGGCGGTAGTTCCGGGCAGATAACGAAACGACGTAACCGTATGGAAGCCAACGTCAACCAGTCCCTGGGCGCAGGCGGCGGATCGTTGGCGTTAAGCGCGGTACAGGAGGACTACTGGCATACCGGAAAACCGATGCAGTCGTGGAGCGTGGGGTATCACAATGCCTGGAACGGCGTGAGCTATAGCGTCGCCTGGACGCTGAGTAAAAACGGCAGCGGCGATCGTTATGATAAAGACCAACAGCTGGCGCTGAATATCAGCATTCCGCTGGATCGCTTTATGAGCAATACCTGGGCCAGTTATGGCATGAATGCCAGCAGCGGGAAGGGCGCGACTCATAGCACAGGGCTGAGTGGAACGGCGCTGGCTGGAAACGCGCTGAACTGGAATATTCAGCAAGGTTACGGTACGGATGACGTGGGGTATACCGGTAGTCTGAGCGCGGATTATAAGGGTACTTACGCCGATGTTAGCGGGGGGTATCGTTACGATCGCCACTCGCAGCGCGTGAATTACGCTCTCGCGGGGGGCGTGCTGGCATATGCCGATGGCGTAACGTTCTCTCAGCCTCTGGGGGAAACCAACGTGCTGATTGGCGCGCCAGGCGCATCGGGGGTCGGGATTAAAAACCAGAGCGGCGTACGAACTGATTTTCGTGGCTACACCGTTTCCGCCAATGTTTCACCGTATCGCAAAAATGATATCGGCCTGGATACGGCATCCGTTGCGGACGATGTTGAGCTGGCGCTCACCAACAAAACCGTTGTGCCAACCCGTGGCGCGGTCGTGAGGGCGGACTATGTCGCTAATGTTGGGCTGCGCGTGCTGTTGACGTTGACCAGGCCCCACGGTTCGACGGTGCTATTTGGGGCGATGGTGACGTTAAAAGGCGCGCAAGAACAACAATTTATTGTTGGTGACGAGGGGCAGGTCTATTTAAGCGGCATGCCGCCGGAAGGGACGCTGAATGTGGTCTGGGGACGTGACGGCGAGCAGCGCTGCACGGCAAATTATTCATTAACCGCAGCCGAGAACTACAGCGGCGTTAGCGTGACCGGCTCTCTTTGCCGCTAA
- a CDS encoding fimbrial protein, with the protein MKRTYLLFSLLMLFSGFSVADDCTVNTTLFNTVSMGNIVVQRDAPVGAEIARARVSGYAKLLVTAPGGAVYCNGAYAINYLSATPSPINHVYNTNLKGVGIRLSIPAGDFVLPSNGASYIYNLGNYDVMLIKTATIQSGYLTPGVITQGWFGTPNHSFMQISMGADTQVTALACSFSSQILNFQLGDINAAEFTGQPGAVLSHSDTQNLGLNCDPGANINVELAGTQNPDAPADTSVLALTGQGSPETADGVGVQIVYNDVPLQLNNRIVLKKSAGGQETFPLVARYYQTKSQVKPGSANATATLNITYQ; encoded by the coding sequence ATGAAACGAACTTATCTCTTATTCAGTTTACTGATGCTTTTTTCAGGGTTCAGCGTTGCCGATGACTGTACCGTGAATACGACATTATTTAATACCGTCTCAATGGGGAATATTGTCGTGCAGCGAGATGCGCCGGTAGGGGCAGAAATCGCCCGCGCCAGGGTCTCCGGGTATGCCAAACTGTTGGTCACGGCGCCTGGCGGTGCCGTCTATTGTAACGGTGCTTATGCGATCAATTACCTGTCAGCGACGCCTTCGCCGATAAATCATGTTTACAACACCAATCTGAAAGGGGTGGGAATCAGGCTATCCATTCCCGCAGGGGATTTTGTGCTGCCATCAAATGGCGCCAGCTATATCTATAACCTCGGTAACTATGACGTGATGCTGATTAAAACAGCAACGATCCAATCGGGATATTTGACGCCGGGAGTGATTACACAGGGATGGTTTGGTACGCCGAATCATTCTTTTATGCAGATTTCAATGGGCGCCGATACCCAGGTGACGGCGCTCGCATGTTCGTTTTCCAGCCAGATTCTTAATTTTCAGCTCGGTGATATTAATGCCGCCGAGTTCACCGGCCAGCCCGGAGCCGTGCTGTCGCACAGCGATACGCAAAATCTGGGGCTGAACTGCGATCCGGGAGCGAATATCAATGTTGAACTGGCGGGAACGCAAAACCCTGACGCGCCGGCTGACACCAGCGTTCTGGCGCTGACCGGGCAGGGTAGCCCCGAAACGGCAGACGGCGTGGGAGTCCAGATAGTTTATAACGATGTGCCGCTGCAACTGAATAACCGCATCGTATTGAAAAAATCCGCAGGCGGGCAGGAGACATTTCCGCTGGTGGCGCGTTATTACCAGACCAAAAGCCAGGTGAAGCCGGGCAGCGCGAATGCCACCGCCACGTTGAATATTACCTACCAATAA
- a CDS encoding fimbrial protein, producing the protein MPGRKRWLLALMLLTGQVWGQGDPIALNIKGNVKAAPCQVSSDSITKTVDLTAGSPVTASSMYTAGSTTPWVSFDFSIEHCPEGTTGVMIQFNGNADDMHRDDMYRNLGTATPVAIQLQAADGRPLGNGQVLTSEIVAQRYTWNLRARLYSEQGQVSPGTIDSVVTVSLSYQ; encoded by the coding sequence ATGCCTGGAAGAAAACGCTGGCTGCTGGCCCTGATGCTGCTTACTGGTCAGGTATGGGGTCAGGGCGATCCGATCGCATTAAACATCAAAGGGAATGTGAAAGCCGCGCCGTGTCAGGTGAGCAGCGACAGCATCACTAAAACCGTTGATTTAACGGCGGGGAGTCCGGTAACGGCTTCATCAATGTATACCGCAGGGTCAACGACGCCGTGGGTCAGTTTTGATTTCAGCATTGAACATTGCCCGGAAGGCACAACCGGCGTGATGATTCAGTTTAACGGCAACGCTGATGACATGCATCGCGATGATATGTATCGCAATCTGGGAACCGCTACCCCTGTCGCGATACAGTTGCAGGCGGCGGACGGTCGACCGCTGGGCAACGGTCAGGTTCTGACCAGTGAAATTGTCGCACAGCGTTACACCTGGAATTTACGCGCCCGGCTCTACAGTGAACAAGGGCAGGTCTCACCGGGAACCATTGATTCGGTTGTGACGGTTTCATTGAGCTATCAGTAA
- a CDS encoding helix-turn-helix transcriptional regulator — protein MNIVIRCQDRFYQYGLRALLCEIFPPNLNRTTLTFNDYDYANAACADILILMLHPGEQYICHAEMRFRAPRLMIGLVDKKHIPARGEIPSCIENIVFIPLNASVSKISRVIKQHWFSLQQAKTPHAVHHCGYCPHKTLTGQQNQLAAFLYAGMTSKQIAYKMAIGQKTVLAHRNALMTKFRLRTDRELLLFLNAVKEKNRHRNGMCESCNDDDGWLV, from the coding sequence ATGAATATTGTCATCAGATGTCAGGATCGTTTTTATCAATACGGATTGCGCGCGTTATTGTGCGAAATATTTCCACCGAACCTGAATCGGACCACGCTCACCTTTAACGACTATGACTACGCAAACGCCGCCTGTGCCGATATCTTAATTCTGATGCTGCACCCCGGTGAACAGTATATTTGTCATGCTGAAATGCGATTTCGTGCGCCACGCCTGATGATTGGCCTGGTGGATAAAAAACATATTCCCGCGCGAGGAGAAATTCCCTCATGTATAGAAAACATCGTGTTTATTCCGCTCAATGCAAGCGTCAGTAAGATCAGTAGAGTGATTAAGCAGCATTGGTTTTCTTTACAGCAGGCAAAAACGCCCCATGCCGTACACCACTGCGGGTATTGCCCGCATAAGACGCTTACCGGGCAACAAAACCAGCTCGCTGCCTTTCTTTATGCGGGGATGACGTCAAAGCAGATTGCTTACAAAATGGCGATCGGTCAGAAAACGGTGCTGGCGCATCGAAACGCGTTAATGACGAAATTCCGCTTAAGAACCGATCGTGAATTATTACTGTTTTTAAATGCCGTAAAGGAAAAAAACCGGCACAGAAACGGCATGTGCGAATCCTGCAATGATGACGATGGATGGCTTGTGTAA
- a CDS encoding LysR family transcriptional regulator, which yields MDIKQLKYLIALDQTRHFGKAASQCNITQPTLSMRIRNLEEELGLVLIVRGQRFEGFTPEGERILAWAKSLLAAHDGLQAEAALCKGQVVGVLRLGMVPLASVDPMLFIRELTPKYPELQFSLYSMTSEQIAEGVNSNQLELGICYLNNIDVSPFDVIPLAKTRMGLLHDTRHFKIENESLSWNDLINFPLGFLTKGMHYREHMDMSFKSAGISPKHIFESDSTFQIIQAVQRGICCAIMPLNNGLENLNSNFHITPVVNSNIEAPVGLIMRKQAPVSSLALRCFTDARDIYAAHNPQHS from the coding sequence ATGGACATAAAACAACTCAAATATTTAATCGCGCTGGATCAGACCCGTCACTTTGGTAAGGCCGCATCGCAGTGTAATATCACGCAACCCACCCTCTCCATGCGCATTCGCAATCTGGAGGAGGAGCTTGGTCTGGTGCTTATCGTTCGCGGGCAACGCTTTGAAGGCTTTACCCCGGAAGGCGAACGTATTCTGGCATGGGCAAAATCCCTGCTGGCCGCGCACGATGGCTTACAGGCCGAGGCCGCGCTCTGCAAAGGACAGGTTGTCGGCGTGCTCCGTCTGGGTATGGTGCCGCTCGCCAGCGTCGATCCTATGCTGTTTATTCGCGAATTAACCCCCAAATACCCGGAACTGCAATTTAGTCTCTATTCCATGACCTCGGAGCAAATTGCCGAAGGCGTAAACAGCAACCAGCTGGAGCTGGGAATATGTTATCTGAATAACATTGATGTCAGTCCGTTTGATGTTATCCCGTTAGCGAAAACCCGGATGGGTCTGCTGCACGACACGCGCCATTTCAAAATAGAAAATGAGAGCCTCTCCTGGAACGATCTCATTAATTTCCCGCTGGGTTTTCTGACCAAAGGTATGCATTACAGAGAGCACATGGATATGAGTTTTAAATCAGCCGGAATCTCGCCTAAGCATATTTTCGAAAGCGATTCAACATTCCAGATTATTCAGGCCGTACAGCGTGGCATATGTTGCGCCATTATGCCGCTCAATAATGGGCTGGAGAATTTAAACAGTAATTTCCATATTACGCCGGTCGTCAATTCCAACATTGAAGCCCCTGTCGGCCTGATCATGCGTAAGCAAGCGCCGGTTTCTTCGCTCGCGCTGCGCTGCTTTACGGACGCGCGCGACATCTACGCCGCCCACAACCCACAGCATTCGTAA